Genomic window (Streptomyces sp. TG1A-60):
GCCGATCTTCCTGCTCACGGCACGCGAGGAGCCGATGCCGTTCGAGAAGGTGTTGGCGGAGTTCGACGAACTCCACGCCGAGAACGAGCACTTCGAGTTCTACTGGTTCCCGCACACCGGAAACACCAACACCAAGCGCAACAACCGCAGCGCGGGCCCAGAGAGGCCCGTACCACAGCTGAACGGCTGGATCGAGGACGAGTTCCTCTCCAACGGCGTCTTCCAGGTGGCCAACTGGGTGGGCCAGGCAGTGCCCGCCACCATCCCGACGATCGCGCAGATCTCCAGCCGCGCCCTGTCCGCGCGGACGTACACCGACATCCCCTACAAGGTCTTCACGTCTCCGCGCCGGGTGCGTTTCGTGGAGATGGAGTTCGCCGTCCCGCGCGAGGCCGTGGTGGACACGCTGCGTGAACTCAAGGCGATGATCGACCGTTCGAGCCTGCGCGTCAGCTTCCCCGTCGAGGTCCGCACCGCCCCGGCCGACGACATCACCCTCTCCACCGCCTCGGGCCGCGAGACCGCCTACGTCGCCGTGCACATGTTCAAGGGCACGCCCTATCAGGCGTACTTCACCGCCGCCGAGCGGATCTTCACCGCCCACGAGGGGCGTCCGCACTGGGGCAAGGTGCACACGCGCGACACGGACTACTTCTCCAAGGTCTACCCCCGCTTCGGCGAGTTCATCGCGCTGCGTGACCGGCTCGACCCCGAACGGCGGTTCCAGAACGACTACTTGCGCCGGGTCCTCGGGGCCTAGCCGGGCGGGCGGTTCCGGTGATCGAGTGAAGCAGGTCCCTCTCCGAGGTCACGAAAAGGTCCATTCCGGCGTCCGATCGGCTTCCCTCATGAGAAGTTGAGCGGCGTGCCGATCCACGCAAGTGGCCCGAATGGAGTACTGTTGCGAGCCCTGGCCCCGGACTCCCGCCAGGGTGTCCGGGGCCTTCGAGGACCGCCTGGAGGGGGATCGTTGCACAGGGTGATGAGGTTCGTCACTTAGCGTTGCGAATAGGTGACCGTGCCATAACGGCGGCCCCGGGCTCACGCCCGACACGCCGGGCAACTCGGCAAGGTTGTGGCAGGCTGCACCCGGGCAGGCCACACTCGACTAGCGGAAGCAGCGACGCACGTGACGTCGGCAGGCACCACCCGGGAGGTCCCCATGCCCGAACTGCGTGTCGTGGCCGTCTCCAATGACGGCACACGGCTGGTGCTGAAGGCTGCCGATTCCACGGAGTACACGCTTCCGATCGACGAACGGCTGCGTGCCGCCGTGCGCGGCGACCGCCCCCGCCTCGGTCAGATCGAGATCGAGGTGGAGAGCCATCTGCGCCCCCGTGACATCCAGGCGCGGATACGCGCGGGTGCCACGGCCGAGGAGGTCGCGCAGCTCGCCGGTATCCCCGTGGACCGGGTACGCCGGTTCGAGGGTCCCGTACTGGCCGAGCGCGCCTTCATGGCCGAGCGGGCCCGCAAGACGCCGGTCCGCCGCCCCGGCGAGAACGCCGCGGGGCCCCAGCTCGGCGAGGCCGTCCAGGAGCGGCTGTTGCTGCGCGGCGCCGAGAAGGACACCGTGCAGTGGGACTCGTGGCGCCGCGACGACGGCACCTGGGAAGTGCTGTTGGTGTACTGCGTCGCGAGTGAACCGCACTCGGCGAGCTGGACGTACGACCCGCCCCGTCGGCTCGTCCAGGCCGTCGACGACGAGGCGCGTTCGCTGATCGGCGAGTCCGACGATCTCGGCACGCCCGAGCCGAGTTTCCCGTTCGTGCCGAGAATCGCGCGACTGCCCCGTGACCGCCCCCTGGACCGTCAGGCGGAACGTCCCGTCCTGCCCGCAACGGCCGAGTCCGACGAGGAGACGGCGAGCGAGCGCGACTCGCTCACCAGCATTTTGGAGGCCGTCCCCAGCTACCGGGGCGACCTGGTCGTGCCCGAACTGCCCGCCGCCGAACCGCAGGAGGAATCCGCGGAGGAGGTGGCGGACGAGGAGTCCGCGGCGCCCGCCGCCTCGGCCGGCTCCGCCTACGCGGACGTCCTCATGCCGCGGTCGGTCAACGGCCACCGTGACCGGCTCATCGGCTCCACCGACCGCCAGGCCGAGGCCGACGGCGTCCGGCCGGGCCGTCGTGCGGCGGTGCCGAGCTGGGACGAGATCGTGTTCGGCACCCGACGCAAAAAGCAGGAGTAGCGGGCCTACCACGGTGGGGAGTTGGACCGGTCGTCCACGCAGATCCGTTTCGCCTCCCTTCCGCCTCTCGTCCGTAGGAATCCGCCCGCAAAAGACCCCTCCGTGCCGAATCCGTCCGGGCCTGGTCGGTCATTCATACGTGTGTGGGGCCCGCGTCGTTCAGTCGCGGGCCCCACGGCATTCCGTCGGCCGTGTGTCACCGGGGGTCGGGCCCGGTGGCCACCGGGCGGTTGCCGTCGCGGGACCACTCCGACCACGAACCGACGTACAGGGCCGCCGGGATGTCCGCGACGGCCAGCGCCAGCACCTGGTGGGCGCCGGAGACGCCCGAGCCGCAATAGACGCCGACCTCCAAGTCGGCCCTCGCGCCAAGTGCCTCGAAGCGGTCGGTGAGTTCGGCGGAGGACCGGAAGCGGCCGGATTCGGCCATGTTCTCCGTGGTGGGTGCCGACACCGCGCCCGGGATGTGACCGCCGACCGGGTCGACGGGCTCCACGTCGCCGCGGTAGCGCTCGGCGGCCCGTGCGTCCAGGAGCAGCCCCGTGCGGGCCAGCGCGGCGGCGCCGTCCGCGTCGAGCAGCGGCAGCGCTCCGGGGGCAGGGGTGAAGGTGCCGGGGGCCGGCTCCGGGATCTCCGTGGTCAGCGGGCCGCCCCAGGCCGCCAGACCGCCGTCCAGGACCCGTACCGAGGGGTGGCCCGCCCAGCGGAGCAGCCACCACGCGCGCGCGGCGGCCCAGTTGAGCCCGCCGTCGTAGACGACGACGGCGCGGTCGGAGGAGACGCCGGCAGCCCTCATCGCCGCACCGAAGGCCTCCACATCGGGCAGGGGGTGGCGGCCGGCGGAGCCTGCCGGGCCGGCGAGTTCGGAGTCCAGGTCGACGAACACGGCCCCTGGGATGTGCGCCTTGTCGTACTCGGGGCGCAGGTTCGGGCCGCCCAACTGCCAGCGGACGTCCAGGAGGACCGGGGGGCGCGCCCCGCCAGCTCGCTCGCGAGATCGGATGCGGTGATGATGACGTTCATGGCCACCATCCTCGCGTACGGGGTGGCCGCGTCGTCCAGGTCCGGCTACTCTGCCCGCCGGACGGACCCGATCACGAGGCGTACGGGATCGGGCACATGGCGTGCAGCCGATGGACACCGCACGGGTGGCGACGCGGAGAAACGGGAGCCCGGCGTCCGTGCGTACGTACGCGTCGCGCGGCGGTGCGGCGCGCCCCCGTGGCACTACGGCTGGTGCGAGCATCGGCACGGGGCGTGATCGCGGGTGGACGCGGTACACGCGTACGGAGGGCGACGGACACGGCCGCCGCGAGGGGCCGAGGAGAGAGTGACGATGACCGAGGCACGGGGGTCGACCGGCCGGAACGGTACGGCGTATCCACCGGGCACACCTTGCTGGGTGAGTCTGATGGTGCACGGGCCGACCACGACCCAGGAATTCTACGGAGGGCTGTTCGGCTGGGAGTTCCAGCCCGGCCCCCGACAGCTCGGCCCGTACGTGCGGGGGCTGCTCGACGGGCATGAGGTGGCGGGCATCGGGCAGCTGCCGCCCGACCGCCATCTCCCCATCGCCTGGACACCGTACTTCGCCTCGGACGACGTGGACTCGACGGCGGAGACCGTACGGCACTGCGGCGGCACCGTCGGCGTCGGCCCGCTGGACGCCGGCGAGGCGGGGCGCCTGGCGATCGCCTCCGATCCCGCGGGCGCTGTCTTCGGCATCTGGCAGGCGGCGGAGCACCTGGGCGCGGACATCACGGGCGTCCCCGGCACCCCGGCCTGGGACGAACTCCTCACCGTCGACAGCTCGCTCGTCGCCAAGTTCTACGAGACCGCCTTCGGCTACGAGGAGGAGCCGGTCGTCACCGCCGACCTCGACTACGTCACCCTCAGCATCGAGGGGCGCCCCGTCGCCGGCATCCACGGCATCGGCACCGCCCTCCATCGCGACCGAGGACCCCACTGGCTC
Coding sequences:
- a CDS encoding D-arabinono-1,4-lactone oxidase — encoded protein: MSTTVIGKSGTWRNWAGNVTARPVREVTPATVEELAAAVRKAAEDDLRVKAVGTGHSFTAAAATDGVLIRPQLLTGIRKIDREAMTVTVAAGTPLKRLNVALAREGLSLTNMGDIMEQTVSGATSTGTHGTGRDSASIAAQIKGLELVTADGSVLTCSATGTDEERAVFAAARVGIGALGIVTAITFAVEPIFLLTAREEPMPFEKVLAEFDELHAENEHFEFYWFPHTGNTNTKRNNRSAGPERPVPQLNGWIEDEFLSNGVFQVANWVGQAVPATIPTIAQISSRALSARTYTDIPYKVFTSPRRVRFVEMEFAVPREAVVDTLRELKAMIDRSSLRVSFPVEVRTAPADDITLSTASGRETAYVAVHMFKGTPYQAYFTAAERIFTAHEGRPHWGKVHTRDTDYFSKVYPRFGEFIALRDRLDPERRFQNDYLRRVLGA
- the sepH gene encoding septation protein SepH, which encodes MPELRVVAVSNDGTRLVLKAADSTEYTLPIDERLRAAVRGDRPRLGQIEIEVESHLRPRDIQARIRAGATAEEVAQLAGIPVDRVRRFEGPVLAERAFMAERARKTPVRRPGENAAGPQLGEAVQERLLLRGAEKDTVQWDSWRRDDGTWEVLLVYCVASEPHSASWTYDPPRRLVQAVDDEARSLIGESDDLGTPEPSFPFVPRIARLPRDRPLDRQAERPVLPATAESDEETASERDSLTSILEAVPSYRGDLVVPELPAAEPQEESAEEVADEESAAPAASAGSAYADVLMPRSVNGHRDRLIGSTDRQAEADGVRPGRRAAVPSWDEIVFGTRRKKQE
- a CDS encoding VOC family protein codes for the protein MTEARGSTGRNGTAYPPGTPCWVSLMVHGPTTTQEFYGGLFGWEFQPGPRQLGPYVRGLLDGHEVAGIGQLPPDRHLPIAWTPYFASDDVDSTAETVRHCGGTVGVGPLDAGEAGRLAIASDPAGAVFGIWQAAEHLGADITGVPGTPAWDELLTVDSSLVAKFYETAFGYEEEPVVTADLDYVTLSIEGRPVAGIHGIGTALHRDRGPHWLTYFEVTDPEEAANRAIELGGHILEPTHPTPHGPAATLADPEGAKFAVVRTEH